The Pochonia chlamydosporia 170 chromosome 1, whole genome shotgun sequence genome window below encodes:
- a CDS encoding homoaconitase, mitochondrial precursor (similar to Aspergillus terreus NIH2624 XP_001214855.1), whose amino-acid sequence MAVLRRAIWLNASVLATRQARASITRSRLLPGSVTPFRSYVSTCPRRQQAQQSQFDTSSNTPSLQSSLDSAARTNPQTLTEKIVQLHADGLGQGRRVRSGDYVILRPHKSMTHDNSFPVITKFMEMGAISVSDNRQVVMALDHDVQNESEQNLRKYRLIEEFANKHSIDFYPAKTGIGHQIMIEEGYAWPGTLTVASDSHSTIYGGIGCLGTAIVRSDAASILATSTIFWQVPPIAKVTLTGVLPPGVTGKDVIIALCTFLKSDVLNMCVEFTGSEQTLASISVSERLTIANMACEWGALSGLFPVDNTLVSWYRARASAAAITDSPTKSRLNHKRIDELLENSPVADPGAVYAKEFYLNLSTLSPFVAGPNSVNVANPVAMLETKNIAIDKAYLLSCTNGRSTDFAAAARVFREAGTDGKPAKIHPRVKLYLAPASIAEQRMSEEAGDWQVLVQSGAELLPAGCATCIGLGRGLLEEGEVGISASNRSYKGRMGSPKALCYLASPEVVAASAIKGEIASPGWYLKPDGVEKVIVGEGTGDFVADKARSTGDAFEKLIGEMESMISAAEGTAEATASPTATGDEVLTDVLPGFPEKIEGEIVFCDNDSINTDGIYPGRYTYQDGMTTEQMAEVCMENYDTNFRNIIRPNDVLVAGYTFGSGSSREQAATSILANKIPLVVAGSFSSIFSRNSINNALLGLEMPKLVERLREAYKNDAEKPLTRRTGWKLLWDVRRSQVTITEQDGTSWVQKVGEMPPNVQEIIAKGGIVKWVQSTLQS is encoded by the exons atggctgtgcTT CGGAGGGCGATCTGGCTCAATGCCTCCGTCCTTGCGACACGACAGGCTCGTGCCTCGATTACTCGCTCGCGATTGTTGCCGGGATCTGTGACTCCGTTCCGTAGCTATGTCTCGACCTGTCCCCGACGGCAACAGGCCCAGCAATCACAATTCGACACCAGCTCCAACACCCCTAGCCTCCAGTCCTCCTTGGACTCTGCCGCTCGAACGAACCCACAGACACTTACCGAGAAGATTGTACAACTTCACGCAGATGGCCTCGGCCAAGGCAGGAGAGTCAGATCTGGGGACTATGTGATACTGCG ACCTCACAAGAGTATGACCCACGACAACTCGTTCCCTGTAATTACTAA ATTCATGGAAATGGGCGCCATCTCGGTCAGCGATAATCGCCAGGTTGTCATGGC ACTTGATCACGATGTGCAGAACGAATCTGAACAGAACCTGCGCAAATACCGTCTAATCGAGGAGTTCGCCAACAAGCATAGCATAGATTTCT ATCCTGCTAAGACTGGAATTGGCCACCAAATAATGATCGAAGAAGGTTATGCATGGCCAGGAACACTTACAG TTGCCAGTGACAGCCATTCGACCATCTACGGAGGCATCGGCTGTCTGGGCACCGCCATTGTCCGCTCGGATGCAGCGAGTATTCTTGCGACCTCGACCATATTCTGGCAAGTCCCGCCGATTGCAAAAGTCACATTAACAGGCGTCTTGCCACCCGGCGTCACAGGCAAAGATGTCATCATTGCACTCTGCACCTTCCTCAAGTCCGATGTGCTCAACATGTGCGTCGAGTTCACGGGGTCTGAGCAGACTCTTGCAAGCATATCCGTTTCGGAAAGATTAACTATTGCGAATATGGCTTGCGAATGGGGGGCGCTATCAG GACTCTTCCCCGTCGACAACACGCTTGTTTCCTGGTACCGTGCCAGAGCATCAGCCGCAGCAATCACTGATAGCCCTACTAAGTCTCGTCTAAATCATAAACGGATTGATGAGCTTCTAGAAAACTCTCCCGTAGCTGATCCTGGTGCTGTGTACGCGAAAGAATTTTATCTGAATCT ATCTACTCTTTCACCCTTCGTTGCCGGACCCAACTCGGTCAATGTCGCAAACCCTGTTGCGATGCTCGAGACTAAGAACATTGCTATTGACAAAGCCTATCTCTTGAGTTGCACCAATGGCAGGAGCACGGACTttgcagctgctgctcgtGTCTTCCGCGAGGCTGGTACCGATGGCAAACCTGCCAAGATCCACCCCCGGGTCAAGCTCTATCTTGCGCCAGCGTCTATCGCCGAACAACGAATGTCGGAGGAAGCTGGTGACTGGCAGGTTCTTGTTCAATCTGGGGCCGAGCTTCTTCCCGCCGGCTGTGCTACTTGCATTGGCTTGGGCCGT GGCTTGCTGGAAGAAGGTGAGGTGGGCATATCGGCAAGCAACAGATCCTACAAAGGACGAATGG GCAGCCCCAAGGCATTGTGTTATCTCGCCAGCCCCGAGGTGGTTGCCGCTAGTGCTATCAAAGGCGAGATCGCTTCCCCTGGGTGGTACTTGAAGcctgatggcgttgagaaggTTATTGTTGGCGAGGGCACCGGTGATTTTGTAGCTGATAAGGCTCGTTCTACTGGAGATGCTTTTGAAAAGCTCATTGGCGAGATGGAGAGCATGATCAGCGCCGCTGAAGGCACCGCCGAGGCAACAGCAAGCCCAACGGCTACTGGAGACGAGGTCTTGACGGATGTTCTACCAGGCTTCCCCGAGAAAATCGAGGGCGAGATTGTTTTCT GCGACAACGATAGCATCAATACTGATGGTATCTATCCCGGACGCTATACATACCAGGATGGCATGACGACAGAGCAAATGGCCGAGGTGTGCATGGAGAACTACGATACTAATTTCCGCAATATTATTCGACCAAATGATGTACTGGTAGCCGGGTATACTTTCGGCTCTGGGTCGTCTAGGGAACAGGCTGCTACTTCTATCCTGGCTAACAAGATTCCTCTCGTTGTTGCCGGCAGCTTTAGCTCCATCTTTAGCCGCAATA GTATTAACAATGCccttcttgggcttgaaaTGCCAAAACTGGTCGAGCGGCTTCGTGAAGCGTATAAGAATGATGCAGAGAAGCCTCTGACTCGTCGAACGGGCTGGAAGCTGCTGTGGGATGTCCGCCGGTCTCAGGTTACTATTACGGAGCAGGATGGCACCTCCTGGGTGCAAAAGGTGGGCGAGATGCCTCCCAATGTCCAGGAAATCATCGCCAAGGGAGGCATTGTGAAGTGGGTGCAGTCTACTCTCCAGTCTTGA